A window of Bacteroidia bacterium genomic DNA:
TATGTTTCTGATTTAGTGGAAGGTATTTACCGACTGCTTTTCAGCGACTATGCCTACCCCGTAAATGTGGGTAATCCAAGTGAGATTACCATTAAGGAGTTTGGCGAAGAAATTTTGAAATTAACCGGAGCTAATCAAAAGCTCATTAGTCTGCCTTTACCTAAAGACGACCCAAAACAACGTCAGCCGGATATTACCAAAGCCAAATCCATTTTAGGCTGGGAACCCAAGGTAAGCAGAGCAGAAGGCCTTAAAATAACCTATGAATACTTTAAAAGTTTACCAACAGAAGAGTTATTTAAAAAGGAACATCGATTTTCATAATTAATTAAGTATGGATACTAATTTTACTGCCCACGAAAGCGCCTATATTGATGAAGGTTGCAAAATCGGAAAGGGTACCAAAGTTTGGCATTTTAGCCACATCATGCCCAATTGTACCATTGGAGAGAATTGTAACATCGGTCAAAATGTTGTTATTTCTCCAGAAGTAGTGCTGGGGAACAATGTAAAAATTCAAAACAATGTAAGCATCTACACCGGAGTTACCTGCGATGATGATGTTTTTTTGGGACCTTCCATGGTTTTTACCAATGTTACTAATCCCAGAAGTGCGGTAAATCGCCGTAGCCAATATGCCAAAACCCATGTTGGTAAAGGTGCTTCTATTGGGGCAAATGCAACCATTGTTTGCGGACATGATATCGGCAAATTTGCCTTTATTGGTGCCGGCGCTGTAGTTACCAAAAATGTGCCCGATTACGCCTTAATGGTTGGTAA
This region includes:
- a CDS encoding N-acetyltransferase — encoded protein: MDTNFTAHESAYIDEGCKIGKGTKVWHFSHIMPNCTIGENCNIGQNVVISPEVVLGNNVKIQNNVSIYTGVTCDDDVFLGPSMVFTNVTNPRSAVNRRSQYAKTHVGKGASIGANATIVCGHDIGKFAFIGAGAVVTKNVPDYALMVGNPAKQMGWISEFGHRLAFNDQGLAICPESNQKYQLKSGLVARID